Proteins from a single region of Flavobacterium sp. YJ01:
- a CDS encoding restriction endonuclease, which translates to MKGPEFLKYINPVLTILQSNGGAGNSSDVIEQVIDKLGITESELEETTSNGQSRIRNQIQWARFYLFKAGLIDNTQRGIWRLTKEGLDKKLSNHDDVYELFKKVQNSVKKTTSSKPQKVEPKFENITTEDEEHSIDLINIIQNLTPSGFEKLCKRLLTEIGINEIVITGGSGDQGIDGKGIVKLNDVVGLNIVFQCKRYKETVSPHHVRDFRGAMQGRGEKGLIITTGRFTKEAKGEANRDGVTPIELIDGDKLVELFEKYQLGLKPVTVFEIDQQFFKSFN; encoded by the coding sequence ATGAAAGGACCAGAATTTTTGAAATATATAAATCCAGTTTTAACTATACTTCAATCCAACGGAGGTGCTGGAAATTCATCAGACGTAATAGAACAAGTAATAGATAAATTAGGAATTACAGAATCAGAATTAGAAGAAACAACTTCAAATGGTCAATCTCGAATTAGAAATCAAATTCAATGGGCAAGATTTTATTTATTTAAGGCTGGATTGATTGATAATACTCAAAGAGGGATTTGGCGGTTAACTAAAGAAGGTTTAGATAAAAAACTGAGCAACCATGATGATGTTTATGAATTATTTAAGAAAGTTCAAAATAGCGTAAAAAAGACTACTTCTTCTAAACCACAAAAAGTTGAACCGAAATTTGAAAACATAACAACGGAAGATGAAGAACATTCTATCGACTTAATTAATATTATACAAAACCTCACACCTAGCGGCTTTGAAAAACTTTGCAAACGTTTATTAACTGAAATCGGAATTAATGAAATAGTTATAACAGGAGGCTCTGGTGATCAAGGAATTGATGGAAAAGGAATAGTAAAACTTAATGACGTTGTGGGATTAAATATTGTTTTTCAATGTAAACGTTATAAAGAAACTGTTTCTCCACATCATGTTCGTGATTTCCGTGGCGCAATGCAGGGGCGTGGAGAGAAAGGACTTATAATAACTACAGGACGTTTTACAAAAGAGGCAAAAGGTGAAGCAAATCGTGATGGAGTTACACCTATTGAACTAATAGATGGAGACAAACTTGTTGAACTTTTCGAAAAATATCAACTTGGCTTAAAGCCAGTTACAGTTTTTGAAATTGACCAACAATTTTTCAAAAGCTTTAATTAG
- a CDS encoding DUF262 domain-containing protein, translating to MDGIKAEIKKVDDIIIQNLNIPEYQRPYRWGNKQVTQLLEDVYASWKQQKKTYRIGSIILFENDALLDIVDGQQRITTIILTLLQLSDNSPVPLSSTLKYNNVDSKNAIIANSDYIAYWIDEHVADQKPEFFNYIIQSCEFVEVKVSSHSEAFQMFDSQNSRGKELEAYNLLKAYHIRAMEEEKQEVKIKCDQRWENATRHALKQNNTMDILKQLFNEQLYRPRLWSRKEEAFQLNKNNLHEFKGTAFSSDQSVKHPFQNKDFLLDYALGHLEKNNLKLQAVKERFESLRLENVNQFVSINENIVNGKAFFGYIETYTEIYKQLFIYLDDTTSAAEFKEFYKTFVDHTHNRKGDLYLKELYKSLIFFLFDKYGEDGLLRYYKLLYVIVYRVRLEKKQVKYNDVMKYALMQQLFFTIDKSKNYSDLKDLQIMMLRPIDCRKEISYVLKAMFSFNITISTKDKNINLSRYKK from the coding sequence ATGGATGGAATTAAGGCAGAAATAAAAAAAGTTGATGATATTATCATTCAAAATCTCAATATCCCTGAATACCAAAGGCCGTACCGATGGGGAAACAAACAGGTAACCCAACTTTTAGAAGATGTATACGCAAGCTGGAAACAGCAGAAAAAAACTTATAGGATTGGCAGTATCATCCTGTTTGAAAATGATGCCCTTCTAGATATTGTAGACGGACAGCAAAGAATCACAACCATTATTCTAACTCTCTTGCAGTTGTCAGATAATTCCCCGGTTCCGCTTAGCTCAACCTTAAAATATAATAATGTTGATTCCAAAAATGCGATAATTGCCAACTCTGACTATATCGCTTATTGGATTGATGAGCATGTTGCTGATCAGAAGCCGGAATTTTTCAACTATATCATCCAGTCCTGTGAATTTGTGGAAGTCAAAGTATCTAGCCATAGTGAGGCATTTCAAATGTTCGACTCCCAAAACAGCAGGGGTAAAGAACTGGAAGCTTACAATCTTCTAAAAGCCTACCATATCAGGGCAATGGAAGAAGAAAAGCAAGAAGTGAAAATTAAGTGTGACCAAAGGTGGGAAAATGCAACCCGCCATGCTTTAAAGCAAAACAATACAATGGATATCTTAAAGCAATTGTTTAATGAACAACTGTATCGTCCCCGTTTATGGTCCAGAAAAGAAGAAGCGTTTCAGTTAAACAAAAACAATTTACATGAATTTAAAGGAACAGCATTCAGTTCTGATCAAAGTGTAAAGCACCCTTTTCAGAATAAAGATTTCTTGCTGGATTATGCTTTAGGCCATTTAGAGAAAAATAATTTAAAACTTCAAGCTGTAAAAGAGAGATTTGAATCCCTTAGGCTTGAAAATGTGAATCAGTTTGTTTCGATCAATGAAAATATAGTTAACGGTAAGGCTTTTTTTGGATACATAGAGACCTACACGGAAATATACAAACAATTATTCATTTATTTGGATGACACCACATCAGCTGCCGAGTTTAAGGAATTTTATAAAACTTTCGTCGATCATACCCATAATCGTAAAGGGGATTTATATTTAAAAGAATTGTACAAATCATTAATTTTCTTTCTTTTTGATAAATATGGAGAAGATGGTTTGCTTCGATATTATAAATTATTGTATGTCATTGTATACCGTGTCAGATTAGAGAAAAAACAAGTCAAGTACAATGATGTAATGAAATATGCCCTTATGCAGCAGCTGTTTTTCACTATAGATAAAAGCAAAAACTATTCCGATTTAAAAGACTTGCAGATAATGATGCTAAGACCAATTGATTGCCGAAAGGAAATAAGTTATGTCCTAAAAGCCATGTTTTCGTTTAATATCACTATCAGCACTAAAGACAAAAATATAAATCTATCAAGATACAAGAAATAG
- a CDS encoding DUF262 domain-containing protein produces MEHKNLNKNISRILNDKYVVPLYQRNFAWGENEIYQLLQDIYENFKKAPKGNYFIGSLIVLKRVDGDYEIIDGQQRLTTISLIAKFLDGGLASPKLKYDSRPEAEDFLKSYYQDPERIYSSSHDKVSHFIDAVSHIKNVNVTPKALQQTPLMSLDKNNREEFKEYFFNNVIIIRVEIPSDTDVAHYFEIMNNRGEQLQEHEILKARILEKEKDSPYFKIYSKIWDACSQMNQHVQKYFSPAERSALFGSDYNSFSYDFSKISGGKEDTRLALSIDQILSDPIIYHETEDNSIENENDNELENFNSIIDFPNFLMHVFKLNYSAIHRDIPLNGDDLLYMYNVLEKHINAKDFLRDLLFYRTVFDRFVIKTVQGEKSDEDYKWSLQKPELYYSKSKKQNRLIFKKTFDDQKRIIKALSMLQVTFRTKKYKNWLQELLSWFSGYNSFNISNSDFLSKLDNLILTIYDQNEKLALIIDDKNYAQGTNTPHFLLNFIDYLMWVENQSGYNFEFKYRNSVEHHLAQSSVNKSNELFLDNLGNLCLVGKSLNSRMNSESAVGKATETGKYYRADLPPKQKCMYDITNKKGNWGVTEILEHYENIIHKLKNKEKILNS; encoded by the coding sequence ATGGAGCATAAAAACCTAAACAAAAACATTTCTCGGATTTTAAATGACAAATACGTCGTTCCCCTTTATCAAAGAAACTTTGCCTGGGGTGAAAATGAAATATACCAGCTATTGCAGGATATCTATGAAAATTTTAAAAAAGCCCCCAAGGGAAATTATTTTATAGGGAGCCTAATTGTTTTAAAAAGGGTAGATGGTGATTATGAAATTATTGATGGCCAGCAGCGATTAACCACAATCTCTTTAATTGCAAAATTCTTGGATGGCGGTCTTGCATCTCCGAAACTTAAATATGATTCGAGACCTGAAGCAGAAGATTTTTTAAAAAGCTATTACCAGGATCCCGAAAGAATATATTCATCGAGTCACGATAAAGTCTCTCATTTTATAGATGCGGTAAGCCATATCAAAAATGTCAATGTAACCCCTAAAGCCTTACAGCAGACACCTTTAATGAGTTTAGACAAAAATAACCGGGAGGAATTCAAGGAGTATTTTTTTAATAACGTTATTATAATCAGGGTCGAAATACCATCTGATACAGATGTTGCCCATTATTTTGAGATAATGAATAACCGCGGAGAACAATTGCAAGAGCATGAAATCTTGAAGGCAAGAATTCTTGAAAAGGAAAAAGATTCTCCATATTTTAAAATATATTCAAAAATTTGGGACGCCTGCTCTCAAATGAATCAGCATGTGCAGAAGTATTTTTCGCCAGCTGAACGATCTGCCTTATTTGGATCTGACTATAATTCTTTTAGTTATGATTTCTCGAAGATTAGTGGCGGAAAAGAGGACACCAGGCTAGCTCTGAGCATTGATCAGATTTTATCTGATCCAATTATTTATCATGAAACTGAAGATAATTCAATAGAAAACGAAAATGATAATGAGTTAGAAAATTTTAATTCAATCATAGATTTTCCAAACTTTCTAATGCATGTCTTTAAACTAAATTACAGCGCAATTCATAGAGACATCCCTCTTAATGGTGACGACCTCCTGTACATGTATAATGTTTTGGAGAAACATATAAATGCAAAAGATTTCCTCAGGGACCTGCTTTTTTACAGAACTGTATTTGATCGATTTGTCATTAAAACAGTTCAGGGTGAAAAGTCTGATGAGGATTATAAGTGGTCTTTGCAAAAACCTGAGTTGTACTATTCAAAAAGTAAAAAGCAAAACCGTTTAATTTTTAAAAAGACATTTGATGATCAAAAAAGGATAATAAAAGCCCTTTCAATGTTGCAGGTTACTTTTAGGACTAAAAAATATAAAAATTGGCTCCAAGAACTGCTTAGCTGGTTTTCGGGATATAACAGTTTTAATATCAGCAATTCCGATTTTTTATCAAAATTAGATAATCTAATACTCACCATTTACGACCAAAATGAAAAATTAGCTTTGATTATTGATGATAAAAATTACGCTCAAGGCACAAATACGCCTCACTTTTTATTGAACTTTATTGACTATTTGATGTGGGTTGAAAATCAATCAGGGTATAATTTTGAATTTAAATATCGAAATTCAGTAGAGCATCACTTGGCCCAATCTTCAGTAAATAAATCAAATGAATTGTTTTTAGATAATTTAGGCAATTTATGTCTGGTTGGTAAAAGTCTAAATTCAAGAATGAATAGCGAAAGTGCCGTCGGTAAAGCGACTGAAACCGGCAAGTATTATAGAGCTGATTTGCCTCCAAAACAAAAATGTATGTATGATATCACCAACAAAAAAGGAAATTGGGGCGTAACAGAAATATTAGAGCATTATGAGAATATAATCCATAAATTAAAAAACAAAGAAAAAATTTTAAACTCTTGA
- a CDS encoding site-specific integrase, producing MLKVIFYLKSEKADKNGEFSIFARITYKQKRISLSTGKTISKERWDYTNKLRIVLRIEKEKVLKNYLDIYRLNVEKKFNKLFNVDPDVPLEVLKAELSGKSKVQANRTTLLQIMQRHNKFFAKKVEAGERAAASLQKYRRSSELIANFMVKQYNLIDIPADEISSSFIYNLEEFLKYESNFKGHIGIKNNSVVKYIKMYKTAFNYAIRMELIQRNPFNVYDGKLSVKDAVFLTQSELDIIEKKVFFIERLDRVKDIFLFSCYTGYAPTDALKLSQKNISKDNNDNQWIISNRTKTSIKENVPVLPPVEKIIEKYKGKQLGLLPSISNQKMNAYLKEIADVCGINKYLTWYVSRHTFATTVTLGNGVRLENVSAMMGHTNIKQTQHYAKVLDVNIMDDMNMVKSKYEEKVS from the coding sequence ATGTTAAAAGTAATTTTTTACCTGAAATCGGAAAAGGCAGATAAGAATGGAGAGTTTTCAATATTTGCACGTATTACCTACAAACAAAAAAGAATTTCCTTAAGCACAGGAAAGACAATCTCGAAAGAAAGATGGGATTACACAAACAAACTAAGAATTGTATTAAGAATTGAAAAGGAAAAGGTCCTGAAAAATTATCTGGATATTTACCGCCTAAATGTTGAGAAAAAATTCAATAAGCTTTTTAATGTCGATCCAGATGTTCCTCTAGAAGTACTTAAAGCAGAACTTTCAGGAAAATCCAAAGTACAGGCAAACAGAACCACACTTCTTCAAATTATGCAGCGACATAATAAATTTTTCGCAAAGAAAGTAGAGGCAGGTGAAAGAGCAGCCGCATCACTGCAAAAATACAGACGAAGCTCTGAACTTATCGCTAACTTCATGGTAAAACAATATAATTTAATCGACATTCCCGCCGATGAAATATCAAGTTCCTTTATCTACAATCTTGAAGAATTTCTCAAATACGAAAGCAATTTTAAAGGCCACATTGGGATAAAAAACAACTCGGTAGTAAAGTATATAAAAATGTATAAAACTGCTTTTAATTATGCTATAAGGATGGAATTAATCCAGAGAAATCCATTTAATGTATATGACGGAAAGCTCAGTGTTAAAGATGCTGTTTTTCTCACACAGTCTGAGCTTGATATCATAGAGAAAAAAGTGTTCTTTATTGAAAGACTCGACAGGGTAAAAGATATCTTTTTATTCAGTTGTTATACGGGTTATGCTCCAACTGACGCTTTAAAACTTTCCCAAAAAAACATATCAAAAGACAATAATGACAACCAATGGATTATATCCAACAGAACAAAGACATCCATAAAGGAAAATGTTCCAGTTCTGCCGCCAGTCGAAAAAATCATTGAGAAATACAAAGGGAAACAGCTAGGTTTACTGCCTAGCATTTCAAATCAGAAAATGAATGCTTATTTAAAGGAAATTGCTGATGTCTGCGGAATTAACAAGTACCTCACATGGTATGTTTCAAGACATACTTTCGCGACTACAGTAACACTTGGCAACGGAGTCAGACTTGAAAATGTTTCAGCTATGATGGGGCACACTAACATTAAACAAACACAGCACTATGCGAAAGTTCTTGATGTAAACATAATGGATGACATGAATATGGTTAAATCTAAATATGAAGAAAAAGTTTCGTAA
- a CDS encoding helix-turn-helix domain-containing protein gives MKKDVKKKKLSFLMKVKKMIDPVVLKLETIDSKINSRGNDGRPTYYRNEDLKKIFGLSPNTIIKYRQTGILPYSKLGEIFLYDSSQIEKILEENKS, from the coding sequence ATGAAAAAGGATGTCAAAAAAAAGAAGCTCTCATTTCTTATGAAAGTTAAAAAGATGATTGATCCTGTCGTTTTAAAACTTGAGACCATTGATTCTAAAATAAATTCAAGAGGGAATGACGGCAGGCCTACTTATTACAGGAATGAAGATTTAAAAAAAATATTTGGGCTCTCACCAAATACGATAATAAAATACAGACAGACAGGAATCCTTCCTTATTCAAAACTTGGTGAAATATTCTTGTATGACTCAAGTCAAATTGAAAAAATTCTTGAGGAAAATAAAAGTTGA